A section of the Bacteroidetes bacterium GWF2_43_63 genome encodes:
- a CDS encoding DNA protecting protein DprA: MNNNLLYLIALKCIPQVGDIVARRLIDTTGEASSVFTMTEEKIAQIPGLTPKTIRMIKENRNAALKRAETEIEFIEKHKIQCLSSYDDDYPSRLKHCLDAPLFLFYRGSAPVESAFMTAVVGTRKSTVYGRKMTEQLVSGLNLKGMTIVSGLAYGIDTTAHQTAVDCGIPTIGVMGHGFRHLYPEENRKLATQMLKNGGLLTEFLSDELPEKQNFPIRNRIIAGMADAVVVVEAQSKGGALITAEIAGSYSREIFTFPGRVDDQKSRGCNWLIRTQRATLIESADHLKYFMNWTQAENKEYRQVRMEVLLDAGAQSVYDFLFEKGEKSIDCICNDLGISINSAAMILLDLEFQGVVAALPGKRYRLKNH, encoded by the coding sequence TTGAATAACAATCTTTTATATCTCATTGCATTAAAGTGCATTCCTCAGGTAGGCGATATTGTTGCCCGAAGGTTAATTGACACCACCGGAGAAGCATCGTCTGTTTTCACAATGACGGAGGAAAAAATTGCTCAAATACCCGGATTGACACCCAAAACAATCCGGATGATTAAAGAAAACCGGAATGCTGCTTTGAAAAGGGCTGAAACCGAAATCGAATTCATTGAGAAGCACAAAATACAATGTTTGAGTTCTTACGATGATGATTATCCTTCGAGGCTCAAACACTGCCTCGATGCCCCGCTTTTTCTTTTTTACCGCGGATCGGCACCGGTAGAATCCGCATTTATGACTGCGGTCGTAGGCACCCGAAAGTCAACGGTTTATGGCCGGAAGATGACTGAGCAGCTTGTTTCAGGGCTCAATCTGAAAGGGATGACTATCGTAAGCGGGCTGGCATATGGAATAGATACAACGGCACATCAAACCGCTGTTGACTGTGGAATCCCAACCATTGGAGTGATGGGTCATGGCTTCAGGCATTTGTATCCAGAAGAAAACAGAAAGCTGGCGACTCAAATGCTCAAAAATGGTGGGCTGTTGACTGAATTTCTTTCAGACGAACTGCCCGAAAAGCAGAATTTTCCTATTCGCAACAGGATCATAGCTGGCATGGCCGACGCCGTTGTGGTGGTCGAAGCCCAAAGCAAAGGCGGTGCGCTGATTACAGCCGAAATTGCCGGATCATATTCACGTGAGATTTTCACATTCCCAGGACGTGTCGACGATCAAAAATCGCGCGGCTGCAACTGGCTCATCAGAACCCAGCGTGCAACGCTTATTGAATCGGCCGATCATTTGAAATATTTTATGAACTGGACCCAGGCCGAGAATAAGGAATACCGGCAGGTGCGCATGGAAGTCCTTCTCGATGCCGGCGCTCAATCGGTTTATGATTTTTTGTTTGAAAAAGGCGAGAAAAGTATTGATTGCATTTGCAATGATTTGGGAATAAGTATAAATTCTGCAGCGATGATTTTACTTGACCTTGAATTTCAGGGCGTTGTTGCAGCACTACCGGGAAAGCGATATCGGTTGAAAAATCATTGA